The Psychrobacter raelei genome contains the following window.
ATTCGTATTGCCTATTGCAAGAAGGCGATGTCATTTTATAGGGTGGCATCGCTTTTTTTGGGGCTATTGATGGGGATGGGGCGTTTACTGGTAATAAGGTGCTGGACTAATACACCGACGTAAAAAAACCTCCAATCGTTCTGATTGGAGGTTTAGTGCTTATCTCTTAAATAGATTAAGGATAAGCTCGAATAGGTGGTATCCCGTAGGGGATTCGAACCCCTGTTACCGCCGTGAAAGGGCGGGGTCCTAGGCCTCTAGACGAACGGGACACAAAATCATGTAAACATGAAATAGTTTTACAACGTAAGGTGCTATAAATAGCGTTGCCTAGGTGCTTACGTTGGTGCCGTTGATACTCGTTATATATTAAATATTTTGATTATCAACTGTCTTAGAAAATATGGTGGAGCTAAACGGAGTCGAACCGTTGACCCCTTGCATGCCATGCAAGTGCTCTACCAACTGAGCTATAGCCCCTCTCTAAGAGTGGGCGTATTTTAGGCAATATCTCAAGCATTGTCAACACCTATTTTCAATTAATTTGTATTTTTTGCAAAAAAAAGGCCACGGACTAGCCGTGGCCTTTGGTTATCAACCGTTATACACAATTGATAAGAGACAAATTAAGCACCTTCACCGAAGCGGCCTTGCTGGAAGTCGTTCACCGCTTGGATGATCTGTTGCTGGCTGTTCATTACAAATGGGCCATACTGTACAATCGGTTCATTTAAAGGACGACCAGTTACCAAGATGACTTTGGTATCTTCATTACCGGCTTGGATAGTCACCCCATCAGCATTCGGGTCGTTTTTTAAGATGGCCATGTTTTTAACTGGTATACGCTTGTCCTCAATGCTGGCGCTACCACGGTAGACAAACACAAAGCTATTGTGGCTGGCTGGAATATGGTGACTAAAGCTGGCACCGGCCGGCAAATGAATATCTAGATACGTAGGCTCAGTCACCTCACGAGTAACCGCACCTTCTACACCATTGGATTCACCGGCAATGACGGTTACTTTTGTGCCATTTTCGGTCACAAATTTTGGCAAATCAGCATCTTGGAAGTCTTTGTACCAAGGGGCATTCATTTTGTCTTTAGCTGGCAGGTTTAGCCATAGCTGAAAGCCTTCCATCGCGCCATCTTCTTGCTCAGGTAGCTCAGAGTGAATCACGCCACTGGCAGCGGTCATCCACTGTACACCACCATTTTCAAGCAAGCCTTCATTACCGGCACTGTCTTTGTGACGCATACGGCCTTCAATCATATAAGTTACGGTTTCAAAGCCGCGATGAGGATGGCTTGGAAAACCTGCGATATAGTCATCTGGGTTATCGCTTTTGAAGTTATCGAGCATCAAGTAAGGGTCAAGGCGATGCTGTAATTGGTGAGTCAGTACGCGGGTTAATTTAACGCCTGCACCATCTTGTGTGTCTACACCAGCATATAGCTGCTCAACTTGACGAGGTTGGGTAATGGTCACATCATTTTTTACAGAGGTAGTCATTGTTATTCTCCTAATGATTGATATATCTTCTATTTGATGTCTTATACTATAGAATTCAAGGTATCGTAGTTTGGTGTCTTTGTTACTGTATATTGTTAATGTAACATAATGATATGCGCTTTTAAATTAAGAAATTCTTATTAAATGATTTTCTTTTTTCAAATCATCCACCCGCCCAGTTATAACCTGTAAAAAGAGAGCCTTAGGTGACTGCATTAAAATATATTGCCCATTATCCCGAGCAAGTTCAAAGCCAAGCGCGCACCTTAATCGCCCAAAACAAGCTTGGTGATTATTTGCAGCAAAAATATCCCAATCGGCACCAGATCCAAAGTGATAAGGCACTGTATCAATACGTCACTGAGCTAAAAAACCGTTATATGCGCAATGTTGGCACCTTATCTCAGGTGAGCTATAACAGTAAGCTGAGTGTGCTAAAAAATGCGCTCGGTATTCACACCCATCAGTCTCGGGTGCAGGGCAGCAAGCTTAAATCGCACAATAGCATTACTGTGGCGAGCATTTTTAGAGAGGCGCCGTTTGAGTTTTTGCAGATGATTGTGGTGCATGAGTTGGCACACTTCAAAGAGAGCGACCACAATAAGGCTTTTTATCAGATGTGTTGTCATATGCAGCCGCAGTATCACCAAGTAGAGCTTGATATGAGGCTGTGGCTATTATGGCGGGATTTGGAGAGTAAAAAGAGGGGCTAGACGCAGCTGACTTTGATTAAAGTAATGAGCGCATTTGGTTCAAAATAAAAGGACTGAGACTTGTACAATACAGATCTCAGTCCTTTTTTGGGGACCGTTTAAACTTGCTTTTGTCTAAGTTAACGGTTACTCAGCTGCCAAAAAGTCTGGCATATCCGCTGCGGTTTTCTCAAGCTTTTTCAGCTTTTTCTTGCCAATACCGCCCAAAACTTCAACGGCATGACGCAGGCGAGTTAAGGTCATATCAGCGCCAATCACATACATAGAGTTCATCACAGGCGTCGATGAGGTGCTGCCAGCAATGGCAATAAAGAACGGCGCCATCATGTCACGCAGCTTGATATCGAGCGCAGCGCTTAAGCCTTTAAGTGTTTTAAAGATATTGTCTTCGCTCCACTCAGGTAATGCTTCAAGTTTCCAAGTGGCAATCTGCAGGATTTCCATGATTTGCTCAGGTGTGAGCGTTTTGTGCTCGAAGCTCTCAGCGGTAATGCTTGGCAGATTTTGGAAATAAAAGCCACCCCAGTTCACGGCATCAGACAACAGATGGATACGGGGCTGAATCGCCGCTGCAATGGCGGTTAATTTGTCTGAATCATTTGCCCAGTCCAAAATCTTATTTTTTAACTGCTCTGGGGTTAGCGCACGTAGCCATTCACCATTTAACCAATGTAGCTTTTCAAGATCAAAGATAGGGCCACCTAATGACACACGCGTGATGTCAAAGCTTTCAATCATCTCATCAAGGGTGAAGATTTCTTTGTCATCAGGCATTGAGTAACCCATACGACCTAAGTAGTTTAGTAGCGCTTCTGGCAACACGCCGGCATCACGATAATAGGTAATAGACGTTGGGTTTTTACGCTTAGACAGCTTTGATTTATCTGGGTTACGCAGCAGTGGCATGTGGCACAGCACAGGCATCTCCCAACCGAAGTAATCATACAATAGCTGATGCTTAGGCGCTGAGTTTAGCCACTCTTCACCGCGGATAACGTGAGTGATCTCCATTAAGTGATCATCCACCACGTTGGCTAGGTGATATGTGGGTAGGCCGTCTGTTTTTAACAGCACTTGCATGTCCACTTGTTCCCAAGGAATTTCCACTTCGCCGCGTAGCATGTCTTGTACTTTACACACGCCTTCGGTGGGCACTTTCATCCGAATAACGAATGGCTTACCCTCGGCAGCCATTTTGTCAGACTCTTCTCGAGGTAAGTTGGCATAGCGGCCGTCATAATGAGGGTTTTCACCACGCGCGATTTGTTCGGCACGCATGGCATCTAACTCCTCAGGGGTACAGAAGCAGCGAAAAGCATGACCTTTGTCCAACAACTCTTGAGCATACTGTTTATAAATTTCACTGCGCTCGCTTTGACGGTATGGGGCATGCGGACCACCATTGTCAGGACCCTCCGCCCAGTCTAGACCGACCCAGCGTAAGGCGTCTAAAATCATTTGCTCTGATTGCTCAGTTGAGCGGCTTTGATCGGTATCCTCAATACGTAGGATGAATTCACCGCCATGTGCTTTGGCAAAGGCTAGGTTAAATAGGGCGATATAGGCAGTGCCTACATGAGGAAAGCCGGTGGGTGAGGGGGCGATACGGGTGCGGACAGAGCGCTGGGCTGTGGTTTGTGTCATGATGCTCTCTTAAGTTTATGTTGGGTGGTTTTAAAATTTGGTTACGATTTATCAAAAAATTTGCAGCAGTAAATGAACTTTAACGCTTATTATAGCAGGTTTGATTTGGCGCTTATAATCTTGGCTCTATGCCCGCACTAGCTAAGCTTTTTGGCCAGTTTTTGACTTTTTATTGTGATGAATAGGCTTTTTTAAGCTCAAAATAAGCGGCCAGTGCTCAGCAATGAGGCGGCGCTAAAAGTGGGTTTGGTGCCTGAAAAAAGAGGTAACATATTTTGTTTGGTTAACTTATCTTACTTTTCTTGACATGGTGACATAGCTTGCGATAATGGATGGTTAAAATACCTTATTTATTACTTGCCTGTTTTAACCACACTGATAAGCTAAGTCTGCGATGTTGATGGCTATCAGGTTGGTTTACGTTTTTTAGGAATACTAGTTACTGTGACCGATGTCCCTACCTCCGCACCACGCTCCACCTCAAAATCAGAGTTTAGCCACGAAACGGTGTTACTGTTTGAAACGGTAGCGGCAGTCTTGGGCGAAAAGTCGCTCAATGATAACACCCCCAAGCATGACGGGATTTATGTCGATGCGACCTTTGGCCGTGGCGGGCACAGCAAGCTTTTGCTTAACTATTTAAGTGATGATGCCAAGCTGTTTGTGTTCGACAAAGATCCAGAGGCCATTGATGTGGCCAATGATTTGGCCGCAGAAGATAAGCGGGTGATAGTGGTACACGACAGCTTTGCTGATATGACGCAGTGCTTAAATAGCCGCGGGGTGAGCCAAGTTGACGGTATTATGGCTGATTTGGGCGTCTCCTCACCACAGCTTGATGATGGCAGCCGCGGCTTTAGCTTTATGCGTGATGGTGCCATTGATATGCGTATGGACACCAGCCGAGGACAGTCGGTAGGCGAATGGCTACAAACAGTGGATGAAGAGACGTTGGCCGATGTGTTGTACGACTTCGGTGAGGAGCGTCACAGCCGACGTATTGCTCGTGCCATCAAGGGCATGACGCAGTACACCTCGACTTTAGAGCTTGCGGAGGTGATTAAGCAGGCGCACCCCAAGTGGCAAAAAGGCAAACATCCGGCGACCCAAAGCTTCCAGGCGATGCGTATCTTTATTAACAATGAGCTGGGCGATATAGATAGCTTTTTGGCGCAAAGCCTAACGCTGCTTGCCCCCCAAGGTCAGCTTGCGGTGATCAGCTTTCACTCTTTAGAAGACCGCCGCATTAAGCAGTTTTTGCAGCGCCACAGCCGAGGTCAGTATCCTGAAGATGAAAACTTACCGATGCCGCCGCAGCGTCCACGTTATTTTAGTAAGCCCAAACGTATCGCACCAAGCAAAGCGGAGGTCACCGTGAATAATCGCTCAAGAAGTGCTTGGTTAAGAGTAGCAACACGCACCGATACCCCATATAATACCGACCCTAGCCCGCAACACAGTTAGGGCGAACCTAGGCAATATAAATTCAGTTAAATGGATGCGCTAACCGGGGTATGATTAAGTCAATTAACGCCCCAAAACTCCATAAAGCGGCTGTTTTACTGAGTCATTTTTTTTATCCTTAAAGACCGCTGCGGTCATAATATCAGTCACTATATGGCAAATAATAATACCCAAAGCTCGACCCAAATTGATAAAGACTCGTTGGAAATCAGCGAGTTTTTGACCAAGCGCTACCGCGGGGTGAGCGTCTATGGCACGGTCATGATTTTGCTGGCGATCGGCATTATCTGGACAGCGGTGCTGACGTCTGAACAGGTGCAGCAGTATCATGAAGATTATATGGCGCTGCAAAAAATGAAGGTTGAGCACCGCAATTTGCAAATTGAAAATCAGCGTTTGGTCATTGAACAGCAAACCTTTAGTGCCACGCCGCAAATAGCCAGCCGTGCTGTGACTCAGCTGAGCATGTATTCTCCTTCTAATAAAGACAAGCTTATTTTGCAGCCGATGGCCGCTAAGCCTGGGGATAGATTGAACATTGAACAACCCAAAACCGAGTCTGAAGAGACCGACACCACCACCGCACCATCACTAGGGGGCAAAGATGAGTAAGAAGCCTTCTAATCGTCCGACTACCAAAAAAGGCACTACCAAAAAAAGTACCGATAAGCCATTACACGGTAAGGTAACCGAGCCTTTGGTCACCCCAAAGAAAACAGCTGCTAATAAAACAAGCAAAGCCAATAATAAGGCTGAGCCTAACTCAGGGCTGTCTAAGCTTAAGTTTTGGAAAAAAGACCAAAGCGACAGTGAGGTCTACACCAGTGTTAAGCACCGCAGCGGCAAAATATTTAAATCGACCACCGTGGGCGCCTCAAGCCGAGGCAGCATAGAAAGTGATCTTATCCGTTTTAAGATTATGTGGGGATTTGCGGCAATTTTTTTGGTAGTACTCATCGGCCGAGCGATGTATTTGCAAATATTCAATGCCCAAAAGTTCATTGATAAAGGCAATGAAATCATTACCAGTGAGCGCACTCAGCATTCGTATCGCGGTATGATTACTGATCGCAACTTACAGCCATTGGCGGTCAGTGCGCCTTTGGCCAGCGTGTCATTTAGCCCATACGACTATGCCCAAGCCTATTACGAGCTGCAAAAACGCATCCAAAAAAATGCCGATGACCCCGAAGCCCAAGCGCGTTTGCTAAAAAAGCTAAAAGAGATGGATTTGGCACAATTGGCCAGCGTGTCAGGCATGTCGCTTGAGCGTCTGCAGCAATCTGTAGCCATTGATAAGAGCGTTGATGCTACTAATGAAGAGGCAGTAAAAGCAGCAATGCCCAAGGGGGCAGGCTCACATTATCTACCTTTATTAAATAAGGTCACCCCAGAGATTGCCGATGCGGTGATGGCGTTAAACTTCCCAGGGGTGTATGAAAACCAAGAGTTTCGCCGTTATTATCCGCAGCCACAGCCCAATGCACAGCTGCTGGGCTTTATGGGCCACAATGCCAATGATCCCAATAGTGGTTATGAAGGCCGTGCCGGTATTGAGCGTCAGTTTGAAAAGCAGTTAGCAGGGCAAGATGGTAAGGTGCGTGTCTTAAAAGACCGCTATCAAAACAGCATTGAAGAGCTGGAGCAAATTAAGCCTGTGGTTCCGGGTCAAGACGTTGCACTGTCTATCGATTCTCGCTTGCAGTACTTATTATACAAAGAGCTTGAGCGTGTGGGCCGTGTGCAAGAAGCACGCTGGTCAACTGGTATGGTGGTGGATGTACACACCGGTGAGGTGCTTGCCTTATCGACCTGGCCTTCATTTAACAACAACAACTTAAATGAAATGACCGG
Protein-coding sequences here:
- a CDS encoding pirin family protein, with translation MTTSVKNDVTITQPRQVEQLYAGVDTQDGAGVKLTRVLTHQLQHRLDPYLMLDNFKSDNPDDYIAGFPSHPHRGFETVTYMIEGRMRHKDSAGNEGLLENGGVQWMTAASGVIHSELPEQEDGAMEGFQLWLNLPAKDKMNAPWYKDFQDADLPKFVTENGTKVTVIAGESNGVEGAVTREVTEPTYLDIHLPAGASFSHHIPASHNSFVFVYRGSASIEDKRIPVKNMAILKNDPNADGVTIQAGNEDTKVILVTGRPLNEPIVQYGPFVMNSQQQIIQAVNDFQQGRFGEGA
- a CDS encoding M48 family metallopeptidase; the encoded protein is MTALKYIAHYPEQVQSQARTLIAQNKLGDYLQQKYPNRHQIQSDKALYQYVTELKNRYMRNVGTLSQVSYNSKLSVLKNALGIHTHQSRVQGSKLKSHNSITVASIFREAPFEFLQMIVVHELAHFKESDHNKAFYQMCCHMQPQYHQVELDMRLWLLWRDLESKKRG
- the gltX gene encoding glutamate--tRNA ligase; this encodes MTQTTAQRSVRTRIAPSPTGFPHVGTAYIALFNLAFAKAHGGEFILRIEDTDQSRSTEQSEQMILDALRWVGLDWAEGPDNGGPHAPYRQSERSEIYKQYAQELLDKGHAFRCFCTPEELDAMRAEQIARGENPHYDGRYANLPREESDKMAAEGKPFVIRMKVPTEGVCKVQDMLRGEVEIPWEQVDMQVLLKTDGLPTYHLANVVDDHLMEITHVIRGEEWLNSAPKHQLLYDYFGWEMPVLCHMPLLRNPDKSKLSKRKNPTSITYYRDAGVLPEALLNYLGRMGYSMPDDKEIFTLDEMIESFDITRVSLGGPIFDLEKLHWLNGEWLRALTPEQLKNKILDWANDSDKLTAIAAAIQPRIHLLSDAVNWGGFYFQNLPSITAESFEHKTLTPEQIMEILQIATWKLEALPEWSEDNIFKTLKGLSAALDIKLRDMMAPFFIAIAGSTSSTPVMNSMYVIGADMTLTRLRHAVEVLGGIGKKKLKKLEKTAADMPDFLAAE
- the rsmH gene encoding 16S rRNA (cytosine(1402)-N(4))-methyltransferase RsmH codes for the protein MTDVPTSAPRSTSKSEFSHETVLLFETVAAVLGEKSLNDNTPKHDGIYVDATFGRGGHSKLLLNYLSDDAKLFVFDKDPEAIDVANDLAAEDKRVIVVHDSFADMTQCLNSRGVSQVDGIMADLGVSSPQLDDGSRGFSFMRDGAIDMRMDTSRGQSVGEWLQTVDEETLADVLYDFGEERHSRRIARAIKGMTQYTSTLELAEVIKQAHPKWQKGKHPATQSFQAMRIFINNELGDIDSFLAQSLTLLAPQGQLAVISFHSLEDRRIKQFLQRHSRGQYPEDENLPMPPQRPRYFSKPKRIAPSKAEVTVNNRSRSAWLRVATRTDTPYNTDPSPQHS
- the ftsL gene encoding cell division protein FtsL, whose amino-acid sequence is MANNNTQSSTQIDKDSLEISEFLTKRYRGVSVYGTVMILLAIGIIWTAVLTSEQVQQYHEDYMALQKMKVEHRNLQIENQRLVIEQQTFSATPQIASRAVTQLSMYSPSNKDKLILQPMAAKPGDRLNIEQPKTESEETDTTTAPSLGGKDE
- a CDS encoding peptidoglycan D,D-transpeptidase FtsI family protein — encoded protein: MSKKPSNRPTTKKGTTKKSTDKPLHGKVTEPLVTPKKTAANKTSKANNKAEPNSGLSKLKFWKKDQSDSEVYTSVKHRSGKIFKSTTVGASSRGSIESDLIRFKIMWGFAAIFLVVLIGRAMYLQIFNAQKFIDKGNEIITSERTQHSYRGMITDRNLQPLAVSAPLASVSFSPYDYAQAYYELQKRIQKNADDPEAQARLLKKLKEMDLAQLASVSGMSLERLQQSVAIDKSVDATNEEAVKAAMPKGAGSHYLPLLNKVTPEIADAVMALNFPGVYENQEFRRYYPQPQPNAQLLGFMGHNANDPNSGYEGRAGIERQFEKQLAGQDGKVRVLKDRYQNSIEELEQIKPVVPGQDVALSIDSRLQYLLYKELERVGRVQEARWSTGMVVDVHTGEVLALSTWPSFNNNNLNEMTGNNQRNRAVLDVFEPGSVMKPFTVATALKSGKYTENSLINTSPGSIRVKGYTIRDHNNLGSITMATLIQKSSNVASTKIALSLPPDAITNMQKNFGFGQKTALQFPGEQPGIIPTPKENETSRRATVSYGYGLQVTLAQIAQAYAALGSGGVMHPLTLVKQDQKPAGKRVLDEKDAMAVVKMMETVTQPGGTATAAAIDGYRIAGKTGTSRRVNPKGGYYTDQYRTVFAGIAPASNPRLVTVILVEDPRQTYYAGIVAAPVFKNVMQEALRLYNVPLDKPLKAE